The proteins below come from a single Melospiza georgiana isolate bMelGeo1 chromosome 4, bMelGeo1.pri, whole genome shotgun sequence genomic window:
- the ETFRF1 gene encoding electron transfer flavoprotein regulatory factor 1 codes for MASSLRSEVIKLYKNLLYLGREYPKGADYFRSRLKAAFLKNKDETDPEKIKQLIARGEFVIKELEALYFLRKYRAMKQRYYSDDKP; via the exons ATGGCCAGTTCTTTAAGAAGTGAAGTGATAAAACTGTACAAAAAT CTGCTGTACCTTGGAAGGGAGTATCCCAAAGGAGCAGACTACTTCAGAAGCCGTTTGAAAGCAGCTTTTCTAAAAAACAAAGATGAGACAGACCCAGAAAAAATTAAGCAGCTGATTGCTCGGGGAGAGTTTGTTATAAAGGAGCTGGAGGCTTTGTACTTCCTGAGGAAATACCGAGCCATGAAGCAGCGCTACTACAGCGACGACAAGCCCTGA